One window from the genome of Synergistetes bacterium HGW-Synergistetes-1 encodes:
- a CDS encoding integrase, with protein sequence MALTEIIIKNAKPKEKPYSLSDGRGLILDIRPNGSKYWIARLWIDGKEKRKSLGTYPGVSLKAARDKNYEIRKEDKRGPSGEYSFKELAVEWFNSVILPDKSKNYVRTVELRLNKYLLPEFGNRNLNEITPNSILLFCRQIEKEGLIDTSHRLRQFMKQIFDYAITTDRTLVNPASAISKALQPHRQEHYATVVDNEDIGALMRSVYAYPQRLVRYLMIMSALTFVRPGEIRQAEWKEFDLNKKEWRIPAEKMKEKNEHVVTLSTEAIRVLKELQAISGNKTWLFPSPRGGGRHLSDGAVRMALRSMGYEKEDMTAHGFRSMASTILNEYEWPADVIEHQLSHVDRNTIRRTYNRAQYMPQRTAMMEWWGDFLIAVRDKKDIPLKPNINI encoded by the coding sequence ATGGCTCTGACTGAGATCATCATAAAGAACGCAAAACCCAAAGAAAAACCATACAGCCTTTCAGATGGACGGGGATTGATCCTCGACATCAGGCCTAACGGAAGCAAATATTGGATCGCGCGTCTTTGGATCGACGGAAAAGAGAAACGCAAAAGTCTCGGAACCTACCCTGGAGTCAGCTTAAAAGCTGCAAGGGATAAGAACTATGAAATAAGAAAAGAGGATAAAAGGGGCCCTTCCGGAGAGTATTCTTTTAAGGAGCTTGCAGTTGAATGGTTTAACTCCGTCATCCTTCCTGATAAAAGCAAAAACTATGTTAGGACCGTAGAATTGAGGCTGAATAAATATCTGCTCCCCGAGTTTGGCAATAGAAACCTGAATGAAATTACTCCTAACTCAATCCTGCTTTTTTGCAGACAAATTGAAAAAGAAGGACTTATAGACACTTCCCACAGATTACGCCAATTTATGAAACAGATCTTTGATTATGCCATTACAACTGACAGAACTCTGGTCAATCCCGCATCTGCCATATCAAAAGCACTGCAGCCGCACCGCCAGGAACACTATGCAACAGTCGTTGACAATGAAGATATTGGAGCTCTGATGCGCAGCGTCTATGCCTATCCTCAAAGATTAGTACGGTATTTGATGATAATGTCGGCTCTGACGTTTGTCCGTCCCGGCGAAATTCGGCAGGCCGAGTGGAAAGAATTTGATCTCAACAAAAAAGAATGGCGCATACCAGCCGAAAAGATGAAAGAGAAAAACGAACATGTTGTTACACTATCAACTGAGGCGATAAGGGTATTGAAAGAACTCCAGGCAATATCGGGAAACAAGACCTGGCTCTTCCCTTCTCCGCGCGGAGGCGGCCGACATTTAAGCGATGGGGCCGTCCGCATGGCCTTAAGATCAATGGGGTATGAGAAAGAAGATATGACAGCTCATGGGTTCAGATCGATGGCCAGTACCATCTTGAATGAATATGAATGGCCGGCGGATGTCATCGAGCACCAGCTGTCACACGTTGACAGAAACACTATAAGAAGAACATATAACCGCGCTCAGTACATGCCTCAAAGAACTGCCATGATGGAGTGGTGGGGAGACTTTCTAATCGCAGTACGGGATAAGAAAGATATCCCGTTAAAACCTAATATTAATATATAA
- a CDS encoding diaminopimelate epimerase, producing MILCTKMNGNGNDFLVINNMELKYSGETLSMYAKALCRRRESLGADGILAAEPSEAHDFKMRLFNRDGTEGEMCGNGARCIARYAFLKGIVKKPEMTFETIGGRVDASVRDARTTLKLSPVNISSLVHDVPASVEGYDFNYTFLTVGVPHAVIFEKTRLDSEDQYRKIGRAIRLRTDLFPEGANINFVSPKSTYEAGLDVITYERGVEDLTLSCGTGSTASAIAAFTAGLTGPVVDVYNPGGLNRVSLEFGPSGKILPELEGGASYIAEIEALEEALEQYN from the coding sequence ATGATCCTGTGCACAAAAATGAACGGCAACGGAAACGATTTCCTCGTCATAAACAATATGGAGCTTAAGTACAGCGGGGAAACGCTTTCCATGTATGCAAAGGCTCTTTGCAGAAGGAGAGAGTCACTGGGCGCAGACGGTATCCTTGCAGCGGAACCATCGGAAGCCCATGATTTCAAAATGAGACTGTTCAACCGCGACGGCACAGAGGGCGAGATGTGCGGCAACGGGGCAAGGTGCATTGCCAGATATGCATTTCTTAAAGGCATAGTAAAAAAACCTGAGATGACCTTTGAAACCATTGGCGGCAGAGTGGATGCCAGTGTAAGGGATGCAAGAACGACCCTCAAACTTTCTCCTGTAAATATTTCAAGCCTTGTTCACGATGTTCCCGCCTCTGTCGAAGGATATGATTTCAACTATACTTTTTTGACAGTCGGCGTTCCTCATGCAGTAATATTTGAAAAGACGCGCCTTGACTCTGAAGATCAATACAGGAAGATCGGCAGGGCGATACGTTTACGGACAGACCTTTTCCCGGAAGGGGCAAATATTAATTTTGTCTCACCAAAGTCAACTTATGAAGCAGGTCTTGACGTCATTACATATGAGAGAGGGGTTGAAGACCTTACCCTTTCATGCGGTACAGGTTCCACGGCAAGTGCAATAGCTGCCTTTACTGCCGGACTGACCGGCCCTGTGGTGGATGTTTATAATCCGGGAGGGCTGAACAGAGTATCCCTTGAGTTCGGACCCTCGGGCAAGATCCTGCCTGAGCTTGAGGGCGGAGCGTCATATATAGCGGAGATCGAGGCGTTGGAGGAAGCGTTAGAGCAGTATAATTAA
- the lepB gene encoding signal peptidase I has translation MPKPWWRETIETVFWALVLALILRTFVIQAFWIPSGSMIPTLEVGDRVLVLKFWYAMPKVEPKRGQIAVFKYPVDPRRDFVKRIIGLPGDKVEIRNGTVYVNDKEVFEPYVKNKDTFDMLPETVPEKSYFCLGDNRPNSQDGRFWGFVPRNFFRGPAVFRYWPLNRIGLIE, from the coding sequence ATGCCTAAACCATGGTGGCGTGAAACGATAGAGACAGTTTTCTGGGCGCTTGTGCTTGCCCTTATCCTAAGGACCTTTGTTATTCAGGCTTTCTGGATCCCAAGCGGATCGATGATACCCACTCTTGAAGTGGGAGATCGTGTGCTCGTGCTCAAATTCTGGTACGCGATGCCCAAAGTTGAGCCAAAGAGGGGACAGATAGCCGTCTTCAAGTACCCGGTGGACCCTAGAAGGGATTTCGTAAAGCGGATCATCGGTCTTCCCGGTGACAAGGTAGAGATAAGGAACGGCACAGTGTATGTCAACGACAAAGAAGTATTTGAGCCATACGTGAAAAACAAAGACACTTTTGACATGCTGCCGGAAACAGTTCCTGAGAAAAGCTATTTTTGCCTGGGAGACAACAGGCCGAACTCGCAGGATGGCAGGTTCTGGGGGTTTGTCCCGAGAAATTTCTTCCGGGGACCCGCTGTTTTCAGATACTGGCCGCTCAACCGGATAGGGCTGATCGAATAA
- a CDS encoding ribosome biogenesis GTP-binding protein — protein sequence MGRTVWFPGHMAKGKRQLEALAANIDLILEVRDARAPNLSSSPFLHIFAPKIKIWTILSKADLADPNITKIWTDHLKSKNLPTWPLDLRKGGLSQIRKELTEKKPAFRDLRMAVVGIPNVGKSMLINQLVGRKAAPVGGIPGITKGVSWFKGEGFLLVDSPGILDPHSDARAHRIISWIGATRGQVIGNWEDHAKECISFLITKNLWQGVESAWGIKPEGTPADILESVGKRLGKLLPGGLVDIESAGRVFIDAFATGRLGRMSLERPGDPPLWESLK from the coding sequence ATGGGCAGGACTGTATGGTTCCCCGGGCATATGGCAAAGGGCAAGCGCCAGCTTGAGGCGCTTGCAGCCAATATTGACCTTATTTTAGAGGTTCGGGACGCGAGAGCGCCGAACCTCTCTTCGTCGCCCTTCCTTCACATCTTTGCCCCTAAAATAAAAATATGGACCATCCTCTCAAAAGCGGATCTTGCTGATCCCAATATCACTAAAATATGGACAGATCATCTGAAATCAAAAAATCTTCCAACATGGCCGCTGGATCTCCGCAAAGGAGGGCTCAGCCAGATACGGAAAGAGCTGACGGAAAAGAAACCGGCCTTCCGGGATCTCAGGATGGCGGTGGTCGGCATCCCAAACGTTGGAAAATCTATGCTCATCAATCAGCTGGTAGGAAGAAAAGCTGCCCCTGTTGGCGGGATACCCGGAATAACCAAGGGAGTCTCCTGGTTCAAGGGAGAAGGGTTCCTTCTGGTCGACTCACCCGGGATACTTGATCCTCACAGCGACGCAAGGGCACACCGGATCATTTCATGGATAGGCGCTACAAGAGGTCAGGTAATAGGCAATTGGGAAGATCATGCAAAAGAATGCATATCATTCCTGATCACAAAAAATCTTTGGCAGGGCGTTGAATCAGCCTGGGGAATCAAGCCTGAGGGGACTCCGGCGGATATTCTTGAATCTGTAGGCAAAAGGCTCGGCAAACTGCTGCCGGGAGGTCTTGTGGACATTGAAAGCGCAGGCAGGGTTTTTATAGACGCTTTTGCCACAGGAAGACTTGGCAGGATGAGCCTTGAAAGACCGGGAGATCCGCCGCTGTGGGAGAGCCTCAAGTAA
- a CDS encoding ribonuclease HII, with amino-acid sequence MVAAGTDEAGRGPLAGPVVAAAVILTKEQRQYLLSKGLKDSKKLSPSRREDLFCRMCECGIKWRAQAASPHRIDRINILQASLWCMKRSVERLDSEPDIVLVDGCTYIPGLGIYQRCVVKGDDRVPAIAAASVVAKVLRDRIMRTMDKLYPEYGFSAHKGYPSAEHRRILMEIGPSPIHRVSFKGVSRETAV; translated from the coding sequence ATAGTTGCCGCAGGAACAGATGAAGCAGGCAGAGGTCCGCTTGCCGGGCCTGTTGTTGCAGCTGCGGTCATCCTTACTAAAGAACAGAGACAATATCTTCTTTCAAAAGGTCTGAAAGATTCAAAAAAACTTTCACCGTCAAGGCGAGAAGATCTTTTCTGCAGGATGTGTGAGTGCGGGATAAAGTGGAGGGCGCAGGCCGCGTCACCGCATAGGATAGACAGGATAAACATACTCCAGGCCTCTCTATGGTGCATGAAGAGATCTGTAGAGCGCCTGGATTCCGAACCGGACATAGTATTGGTCGACGGCTGTACGTATATTCCCGGACTTGGAATATATCAGAGATGTGTGGTCAAAGGAGACGACAGGGTGCCTGCCATAGCTGCCGCATCTGTCGTAGCAAAGGTTTTGAGGGACAGGATAATGCGCACCATGGACAAACTCTACCCGGAGTACGGTTTCAGCGCCCACAAGGGATACCCATCAGCCGAACACAGAAGGATACTGATGGAAATTGGCCCTTCACCGATCCACAGAGTCTCTTTCAAAGGAGTCTCGAGGGAAACAGCGGTATGA
- a CDS encoding ATP-dependent protease (among the AAA+ ATPases, the YifB protease family belongs to the Helix 2 insert clade; unknown function) codes for MNSVSGITLRGVKAVPVEVEVEITGGLFNISVVGLPDAAVREARERVRAALRSVGITLRGRVAINLAPADVPKEGALLDLAIAVAIACVQGGVKVKKPSLFIGELALDGRLRKVRGAVPAAFLAREKGWDIYLPEENAEEVSLVEGVSAWRVKSLGDLFAHLRGEIELACVGYCEADFTPPQADPDFSDIKGQSAAKRALEIAAAGHHNLLLVGSPGSGKTLLARALKGILPPLSDPELMEVLLLRSTVGNSISSVRERPFRSVHHTASAVALCGGGTTLRPGEISLASRGVLFLDEFPEFTRDVLEALRQPLEDGQITVSRASGSVVYPAKVLMVAACNPCPCGFAGDPVEHCTCSPSALDRYRRRLSGPILDRIDLHISIPRLLPEELVSLEGKCGESSAEVAERVRAAREIQIKRWSKYGIGSNSEIPEKLLRRNIALTPEVKSFLLQALNRVRLSGRGLSRVLKVSRTIADLSASEEIKLEHVAEALSYREGEALSWMKI; via the coding sequence ATGAACTCTGTCTCAGGTATAACGCTTCGGGGAGTCAAGGCGGTTCCGGTAGAGGTGGAAGTGGAGATAACCGGTGGACTTTTCAACATATCAGTGGTAGGTCTTCCTGACGCTGCCGTCAGAGAGGCCAGAGAAAGAGTCAGGGCCGCTCTCCGGAGCGTAGGGATAACGCTCCGGGGGAGAGTGGCGATCAACCTTGCTCCTGCTGACGTGCCAAAGGAGGGAGCACTGCTTGATCTTGCTATCGCAGTCGCAATAGCTTGTGTGCAGGGCGGAGTGAAGGTCAAAAAGCCATCCCTCTTCATAGGCGAACTTGCGCTCGACGGAAGGCTCAGAAAAGTCAGGGGAGCTGTACCCGCGGCTTTTCTTGCCCGGGAAAAGGGATGGGATATCTACCTGCCGGAAGAAAACGCTGAAGAGGTCAGTCTGGTCGAAGGGGTATCTGCATGGAGGGTGAAATCGCTTGGAGATCTCTTTGCGCATTTGAGAGGGGAGATCGAACTCGCCTGTGTCGGTTACTGCGAGGCTGATTTTACTCCCCCCCAGGCAGATCCGGACTTTTCCGACATCAAAGGGCAGTCTGCTGCCAAGCGGGCGCTTGAGATCGCGGCGGCGGGCCATCATAACCTTCTGTTGGTCGGATCTCCGGGTTCGGGTAAAACGCTTCTGGCAAGGGCACTTAAAGGGATACTTCCTCCCCTTTCCGATCCGGAGCTTATGGAGGTGCTTCTTCTCAGAAGTACTGTCGGGAATTCGATCTCATCTGTCAGGGAGAGACCCTTTAGATCTGTGCACCATACTGCAAGCGCTGTTGCTCTCTGCGGCGGAGGGACCACACTAAGACCGGGCGAGATAAGCCTGGCCTCGAGAGGAGTGCTCTTCCTGGACGAGTTTCCTGAGTTCACCAGGGATGTCCTTGAGGCGCTCAGACAGCCGCTGGAGGATGGCCAGATAACTGTAAGCCGCGCCTCGGGCAGTGTTGTCTATCCGGCAAAGGTGCTCATGGTCGCTGCCTGCAATCCATGTCCCTGCGGTTTCGCGGGAGATCCAGTTGAACACTGTACATGTTCACCTTCAGCCCTTGACAGATACAGAAGGCGTCTTTCAGGCCCCATTCTGGACAGGATAGATCTTCACATTTCTATACCCAGGCTTTTGCCGGAAGAGCTCGTTTCACTGGAGGGAAAATGCGGCGAGAGCAGTGCAGAAGTTGCTGAAAGGGTGAGAGCGGCACGGGAGATCCAGATAAAACGGTGGTCCAAGTATGGGATCGGATCAAATTCAGAGATACCTGAAAAACTGCTTCGAAGAAACATAGCGCTGACCCCGGAAGTAAAAAGCTTTCTGCTCCAGGCACTGAACCGCGTAAGGCTCTCGGGAAGGGGGCTTTCCAGAGTCCTCAAGGTATCGAGGACAATAGCCGACCTCTCCGCTTCAGAAGAAATAAAACTTGAACATGTTGCAGAGGCTCTGAGTTACAGGGAAGGGGAAGCTCTCTCTTGGATGAAAATTTAA
- the dprA gene encoding DNA-protecting protein DprA, giving the protein MDENLKTLLLLNSLEGQGRKLWFALKRGLISHDELWKCNAKLFTELGITERTIVAIKTKIDMRWAEIEMEKCLKLDIRAVGIEDEDYPAKLNDLNDPPLILYWHGSEKRIPHKCIGAVGTRRASTYGRRTALRIGEYCAHAGIPLISGGASGIDGNAHMGACTSGGKTFAVFGTGADVYFPQSNANLFREIRDCGALISEFPIGSQGEQWHFPRRNRIVAALSSKLIVVEAPLKSGAMITAGFAAELGREVWAVPGRIDEESAFGSNKLIFDGAYPLIDLKDFFETNTRASAVFSNNDLKADPVSDIDLSHEEEEILKVLRFGGGQTVDNIALEVKMSAAGILKIIAILSAKGIIYSSGSGRYSANV; this is encoded by the coding sequence TTGGATGAAAATTTAAAGACGCTTCTTCTCCTTAACAGCCTTGAAGGCCAGGGAAGAAAATTATGGTTTGCCCTAAAAAGAGGACTGATATCCCACGACGAGCTTTGGAAATGCAACGCAAAACTTTTTACAGAGCTTGGCATCACAGAGAGGACAATTGTCGCGATCAAGACAAAAATTGACATGAGATGGGCCGAAATTGAAATGGAGAAATGTTTGAAGCTGGACATACGGGCTGTCGGAATAGAAGACGAAGATTACCCTGCGAAGCTAAATGATCTTAACGATCCGCCACTGATACTTTACTGGCACGGAAGCGAAAAACGGATACCTCATAAGTGTATCGGAGCCGTAGGAACAAGAAGGGCAAGTACATACGGAAGAAGAACAGCTTTAAGGATAGGTGAATACTGCGCACATGCAGGGATCCCCCTCATAAGCGGAGGAGCTTCTGGCATAGACGGGAACGCACACATGGGAGCCTGTACGTCAGGAGGAAAAACATTTGCAGTATTCGGTACAGGAGCGGATGTATATTTCCCCCAGTCAAATGCAAACCTATTCAGAGAAATAAGAGACTGCGGGGCACTTATATCAGAATTCCCGATCGGCAGCCAGGGGGAACAATGGCACTTTCCAAGGAGGAACAGAATAGTAGCAGCCCTTTCTTCAAAGCTGATAGTCGTCGAAGCGCCTCTCAAAAGCGGAGCTATGATAACTGCCGGATTTGCAGCAGAGCTTGGAAGGGAAGTATGGGCAGTTCCTGGAAGGATAGACGAAGAATCGGCATTCGGAAGCAATAAGCTTATTTTTGACGGAGCTTATCCCCTCATAGATCTGAAGGATTTCTTCGAGACAAATACAAGGGCATCTGCAGTATTTTCCAATAATGATCTTAAGGCGGATCCGGTGTCTGACATTGACCTTTCACATGAAGAAGAGGAAATATTGAAGGTTTTAAGGTTTGGCGGAGGGCAGACAGTTGACAACATCGCTCTTGAGGTTAAAATGAGCGCCGCCGGCATTTTAAAAATAATTGCAATTTTGTCTGCAAAAGGAATAATATATTCTTCGGGCTCAGGCCGGTATAGCGCAAATGTTTGA